TCCTGGTCGTCGGCGGCGGCGACTCCGCGATGGAGGAGGCCACCTTCCTGACCCGGTTCGCTCAGAAGGTCACCGTCGTCCACCGTCGCGACACCCTGCGCGCGTCGAAGATCATGGCGGCCCGCGCCCTGGCACACGAGAACATCGAGTTCGCCTTCAACACCGAGGTCGCCGCGATCCACGGCAACGGCAAGGTCACCGGTGCCCGCCTGCGCGACACCGTCACCGGTGCCGAGCGCGACATCGACGCGACCGGCATCTTCGTCGCCATCGGCCACCGGCCCCGCACGGATATCCTCCGGGGCCAGGTCCACCTCGACGAGGCCGGCTACATCCAGGTCGCCCACCCCCACACCGCCACCAACGTCCCGGGCGTGTTCGCGTGCGGGGACGCCGTCGACCACACCTACCGCCAGGCCATCACCGCCGCCGGCACCGGCTGTGCCGCCGCCCTGGACGCCGAGCGCTACCTCGCCGCCCTGGACGAATCCGGCGACCCGGTCACCGACGCCGCCCAAGCACCCCAAAGCGCCGTTCTCAGCTGAACCACGAGCAATCCGGGAGAAGTCATGAGCACCGTCACCGCCGTCAGCGACACCACCTTCGAGACCGAGGTCCTCCGGGCAGACGGTCCCGTCCTGGTCGATGTCTGGGCTACCTGGTGCGCCCCCTGTCGCCGCACCGAGCCGATCATCGAAGAGCTCGCTGCCGAGCACGGCGACAAGATCAAGTTCGTCAAGCTCGACGCTGACGCCAACACGGAGACCGTCACCCAGTGCGGGGTCGTGTCGATCCCGACCTTCAACCTGTACATCGACGGCGAGGTGGTCAAGAGCCTCGTCGGCGCACAGACCAAGAAGCAGTTTCTCAACGAGCTCGGGGACTACCTCGGATAAGAGGGCGCCTAACCACGCAACGTTCCGGGACTCCGGGCACGGCCCCCAACTTCGAGCGGCGTGAGCGCAAACCGCAAATCTGCCCCTCCGCCATGGTGCAGCGCGCGTTCCCGGCACGGACTGGGCGAAAGCGACCAGCAAACGATTCAGGGAGCGCCCTTCGCTAACTATTCAGGGGCCGTCCTTCGCAAGGCAAGGTAGCGAGCAGGGCCGCAGCGCCTGGCAGAGATCCCGCCCTCTGCCAGGCGACACCGCGACGAAGTCATTCGTGCATCGTCGCACTCGAGGCCACACACCGCGTTGGACGCCGACCGCCCCCTCCCTGGCAGCTCGTCGAACGGACAGCTCTCAGGGGGATCAAGCCGATGGAGGTTTCACTGCAATGCTCTGGATTTCCAGGCGCAGCTTTGGGTCAGCCGCCATCCTCGTCACCTCGACCGAGGCGCTGGTGGGCACATGCCCTTGGAACCACTTCTTCTGGTATTTGTTCACAGTATCCTGATCTTCATCCACATTCGTGAAGAACCGAGTCATGTAGACGACGTCGCTCCTACTGCACCCAGCCGCTTCGAGCCGCTGGTCGAGATTGTCGAAAATGATTTGGAGCTGCCCCTCGATGTCCCGTGGAATAGCATCGAAGACCTCGGGCACGTGTGGGTGGTCGTGGTAGGTAGGAGACGCCGACACACCTGAGATAAACACCATCGTGCCCGCCGACGCTCGGATCGCCGGCACAAAGGGACTATTGATGCTGGGGTCATGCCCATCATGGTGAATAATTTCGAGATTGCTCGATGTGGACTGGTTGACAAGACTCATCGTTCTCGGTGTCCCTTCGGTGTAGTGATCGACCAAATAGCCCATCGGGTCGAAGAATCCATCTTCAGGCAGGTCGTCGGGATCACCCCGCCGAGCAGGCGGTATCCGCAGCCCGGTCGGGAGCGACTTCCCTGAGCGCCGACAGGTCGACGTAGTCGCAGACCTCGTAGTCCTCGGGAAGGCTTCCCTTCTCCACCAGCCATCGAGCCATGCGCTCAAGAAGCCCGTGCGTTTCCGCCGAGAACTGCGGATTGAAGTCGAGTTCTGCGTTGTCGATCGCCTCGTGATACTGCGCGTCGGTCAAGCCGTGCATCCCGGACACTGCTTCCAGTGCACCTTCAGGGTCGGACTCAATTTCCTCCGCCCCCCTAGCGAGCACCTCCAGCACACCAGCGACAGCCTCTGGATTCTCCGAAAGGTAGTCGTTCCTGACGATCAGCGTGAGCACCGAGGGCCACGTCTCAAGCAGTTCGAACTCCCCGCTCTCGATCGCCGTCAGAGCTTGCGCCAAGAACGTCGCGGCCGCATCGATCTCCCCCTTAAGGAGCGCAGGCACATGGCTGCCGGGATCCAGGTAAATCACCTCAACGTCGTCAGCAATGCCGTTCTCGGCGAGGTACTCCGCGAGCCAAAACTCCGTTGAGGAGCCCTGATTCACGGCAATCCTCTTGCCGACCAAATCCTGAGGTGACTGGATGTCCTTGGAAGCGACAAAGCGCAGCCCGGTCCACGACGTGACCTGACCGACGATCGTCGCATCATGGCGATCAACGAAGCTTACGCTCGGCAGGTCGCCGGCGACGAGCATTGTTCCATCCTGGGTCGCAAAGGCCTCGGCCGACTCGGGGCCCGACGAGAAGCCGGTGACGTTGATGTCAAGGCCCGCCTCCGAGAAGCTGCCCCGAGCATCGTCCTCACCCAGGAAGACGTGCCATCCGATCATGTTTGACGAGATGAACAGATTTGCTGGCGGAGCGCTGGCATCTGCGCCGTCGCCAGGCGTGTCCGCCCCCTCTGCACCCCGACTGCACGCTGCTAGCAGCGAAACAGACATGGCCAGTGCTGCGGCCGCTGCGATGGCCGTCTTGTGCCTTCTCACGATGTGATCTCCTCCTGCGGGCGAAGCCGCAGTAGCTAGTCAACCTGTGGTTGCCCCGAGCAGCCATGCCACATCCTGGCCACTGGGGGTGGTTCAGTGCACAGTCGTTCACACTGGGAATGGTGACAGCGTCATCTCTCGCTGGGAGATGGTGACCCTGTCATCGGTCGCCCTGCCCCTACAACGTCTCGGAGAACTCCTTACCGACATATGCCCCACCAAAACGCCGGATCAATCGGCGGAAGAGGTAATCGATACTGAAGCCGATTACGGAAAGACAGAGCAATCCTACGAACATCCTGTCGACCAGCATCGAGTACCGAGATTGGATGATCAAAAATCCGATACCTTCTTCGGCAGCGATCAACTCGGCGGCGACGACCGACATGAAAGCCAGCCCAAGGCCGATCCGCATCCCCGCTAGTATGTACGGAATAGCCGAGGGAAACACAACGAGTCTAAAAACGCTGAACCCACTCGCCCCAAGGGTTTGCGCAGCCCGAATCCGGGTGGGGGGCACCGAGGCAACGCCGGTCATCGTATTGAAGAAGATCGTGATGAACGCCGTGTACCCGACGAGCACAACTTTCGACATCTCCCCGATTCCGAACCAAATGATCATAAGGGGTACCAGTGCGACGGGAGAGATGGGCCTCACAAGATTCATCACGGGCATGATGAGTCCGCGCGCCGCGGCAATCCGTCCGGCGGCGGATCCGAGGATGATCGCCCAGACACACCCGTTCGCGTAACCGATAATGATCCGCATGAGGCTCGCACCCACGTGGTTGGCGAGCTCGCCGTCCACGATCATCGAATACGTCGTACTCAGGACGGTCCAGGGTGACGGTAATATGAGGGAATTAACGAAGGTCCCTGACGCGATCGTCC
This window of the Georgenia yuyongxinii genome carries:
- the trxB gene encoding thioredoxin-disulfide reductase, whose amino-acid sequence is MTQENTTPEIHDVIIVGSGPAGYTAAIYAARADLRPLVFAGAITAGGALMNTTEVENFPGFPGGILGPELMENMQKQAERFGGEVRYEDVVAVDLTGVVKTVTTDDGETVAARAVILANGSEYKELGLPAETTFSGHGVSWCATCDGFFFRGQQVLVVGGGDSAMEEATFLTRFAQKVTVVHRRDTLRASKIMAARALAHENIEFAFNTEVAAIHGNGKVTGARLRDTVTGAERDIDATGIFVAIGHRPRTDILRGQVHLDEAGYIQVAHPHTATNVPGVFACGDAVDHTYRQAITAAGTGCAAALDAERYLAALDESGDPVTDAAQAPQSAVLS
- the trxA gene encoding thioredoxin, with amino-acid sequence MSTVTAVSDTTFETEVLRADGPVLVDVWATWCAPCRRTEPIIEELAAEHGDKIKFVKLDADANTETVTQCGVVSIPTFNLYIDGEVVKSLVGAQTKKQFLNELGDYLG
- a CDS encoding RidA family protein, which translates into the protein MGYLVDHYTEGTPRTMSLVNQSTSSNLEIIHHDGHDPSINSPFVPAIRASAGTMVFISGVSASPTYHDHPHVPEVFDAIPRDIEGQLQIIFDNLDQRLEAAGCSRSDVVYMTRFFTNVDEDQDTVNKYQKKWFQGHVPTSASVEVTRMAADPKLRLEIQSIAVKPPSA
- a CDS encoding ABC transporter substrate-binding protein, with amino-acid sequence MRRHKTAIAAAAALAMSVSLLAACSRGAEGADTPGDGADASAPPANLFISSNMIGWHVFLGEDDARGSFSEAGLDINVTGFSSGPESAEAFATQDGTMLVAGDLPSVSFVDRHDATIVGQVTSWTGLRFVASKDIQSPQDLVGKRIAVNQGSSTEFWLAEYLAENGIADDVEVIYLDPGSHVPALLKGEIDAAATFLAQALTAIESGEFELLETWPSVLTLIVRNDYLSENPEAVAGVLEVLARGAEEIESDPEGALEAVSGMHGLTDAQYHEAIDNAELDFNPQFSAETHGLLERMARWLVEKGSLPEDYEVCDYVDLSALREVAPDRAADTACSAG
- a CDS encoding ABC transporter permease, which translates into the protein MIVDGELANHVGASLMRIIIGYANGCVWAIILGSAAGRIAAARGLIMPVMNLVRPISPVALVPLMIIWFGIGEMSKVVLVGYTAFITIFFNTMTGVASVPPTRIRAAQTLGASGFSVFRLVVFPSAIPYILAGMRIGLGLAFMSVVAAELIAAEEGIGFLIIQSRYSMLVDRMFVGLLCLSVIGFSIDYLFRRLIRRFGGAYVGKEFSETL